One genomic segment of Drosophila melanogaster chromosome 3R includes these proteins:
- the CG34278 gene encoding uncharacterized protein produces the protein MKFFAVLFLFCGIVGFAMVASTSPSADYDYGSDSTTEQDTTAPASDTTLAPLAQPPCGSGPQGPCGQVPPPLPPCVGGPGGLCGKKLYFFY, from the coding sequence ATGAAGTTTTTCGCTGTTCTCTTCCTCTTCTGCGGCATTGTAGGATTTGCCATGGTTGCTTCTACGTCACCCTCTGCGGACTATGATTACGGATCTGATTCAACTACGGAACAGGACACTACCGCCCCTGCATCTGACACTACCCTAGCTCCCTTGGCACAGCCTCCATGTGGCAGCGGACCCCAAGGACCCTGTGGACAAGTCCCTCCCCCACTGCCGCCCTGCGTGGGAGGTCCTGGTGGCCTTTGCGGCAAGAAACTTTACTTCTTCTACTAA
- the CG42779 gene encoding uncharacterized protein, isoform A, giving the protein MKFFAILLLLCTMVAVAIAATTTTTTENIDWGSASTTEIPATTTATPCESADAKKLYFFYK; this is encoded by the coding sequence ATGAAGTTTTTTGCCATCCTCCTCCTTTTGTGCACCATGGTAGCTGTTGCAAttgccgcaacaacaacaacaacaacggagAACATTGATTGGGGTTCTGCAAGTACAACTGAAATACCGGCAACAACTACAGCAACTCCATGTGAATCAGCTGACGCCaagaaattatatttcttttataaataa
- the CG45079 gene encoding uncharacterized protein codes for MRFLTIFALFCVLAGCYCSDSTTSSGYYWDPYSSSWVPYGDSTTSYPYWEDTTTSAPVASSTSRSPCDGKTQGPCTNLLKGAQKVYVFY; via the coding sequence ATGAGGTTCTTAACGATCTTTGCGTTGTTTTGCGTCTTGGCAGGCTGCTATTGCTCTGACTCAACTACGTCATCCGGATATTATTGGGACCCATACTCATCATCTTGGGTTCCGTACGGAGATTCTACCACATCGTATCCCTACTGGGAGGATACTACAACATCTGCACCTGTTGCTTCGTCAACTTCCAGGTCTCCATGTGATGGAAAAACCCAAGGACCCTGCACAAATCTGCTAAAGGGTGCACAAAAGGTTTATGTCTTCTATTAA